The following proteins are encoded in a genomic region of Triticum dicoccoides isolate Atlit2015 ecotype Zavitan chromosome 1B, WEW_v2.0, whole genome shotgun sequence:
- the LOC119299627 gene encoding Bowman-Birk type trypsin inhibitor-like has translation MRPQVLLAALAIFVVLAAALPVIHGQGATPSASLCCDNCGTCTRSIPPRCTCMDASPSGCNLACKTCDKSTIAGRDSFQCKDRVANFCQRSCTKAT, from the exons ATGAGGCCCCAGGTGCTGCTCGCCGCGCTGGCCATCTTCGTCGTCCTTGCAGCTGCTCTGCCCGTCATCCACGGCCAAG GTGCGACCCCAAGCGCGTCGCTGTGCTGCGACAACTGCGGCACCTGCACCAGGTCTATCCCGCCCAGGTGCACGTGCATGGACGCCTCGCCCAGCGGCTGCAACCTGGCCTGCAAGACCTGCGACAAGTCCACCATCGCCGGCCGCGACAGCTTCCAGTGCAAGGACCGTGTCGCAAACTTCTGCCAGCGCAGCTGCACTAAGGCCACATGA